A window of the Bombina bombina isolate aBomBom1 chromosome 3, aBomBom1.pri, whole genome shotgun sequence genome harbors these coding sequences:
- the CHST7 gene encoding carbohydrate sulfotransferase 7 → MKKRKAKKLWWLLLVYAALLLLLLFSLLMQEGGGGSSRGDREERIPLRPCPNLETSLWEQDPVLPEVVGSPPPRTHIYLHATWRTGSSFIGEIFNQHPQVFYLYEPAWHMWQSLYPGDAESLQGALRDLLASLFRCDFSVLRLYAASNLSTAGVFGSRSNKVMCSAPLCSAGKPRERVGLVESGDCEKRCPGRPLWELEKECRRYPVMVIKDVRLLDMSVLRPLLQDPALNLHIVQLFRDPRAVHNSRLRSKRSLLRESLQVLRSRARGGDSAARAIQQKQLHRGGTDYLLSGAMEIICQAWLRDLLLLRRGNTPPWLNQRYLRLRYEDIVLRPQEELRRLLRFSGLSAKVELEEFVMNMTRGSGYSSERPFEVSARDAREALAAWRERLSREQVHKVEEACGEAMTVLGYKPDTLGWG, encoded by the coding sequence ATGAAAAAACGAAAAGCAAAGAAACTGTGGTGGTTGCTACTGGTGTACGCGGCGCTCTTGCTGCTTCTGCTCTTCTCTCTGTTAATGCAAGAAGGCGGCGGCGGAAGCTCAAgaggggacagagaggagagaattCCCCTGCGACCATGTCCCAATCTAGAGACTTCGTTGTGGGAGCAGGACCCGGTCCTCCCGGAGGTAGTTGGCTCCCCGCCGCCCCGCACACATATTTATCTGCACGCTACCTGGCGAACCGGTTCGTCTTTCATTGGGGAGATCTTCAATCAGCATCCGCAGGTCTTCTATCTGTACGAGCCTGCCTGGCACATGTGGCAGTCGTTATACCCGGGGGATGCAGAAAGCCTGCAGGGGGCGCTGCGGGACCTACTTGCCTCGCTATTCCGTTGCGACTTCTCTGTCCTACGCCTGTACGCAGCTagtaacctcagcactgctggggTGTTTGGCAGCCGGAGCAACAAGGTGATGTGCAGCGCCCCGCTATGTTCTGCCGGGAAACCACGCGAGCGAGTCGGCCTAGTTGAGTCAGGGGACTGTGAAAAACGCTGCCCGGGCCGCCCGTTGTGGGAGTTGGAGAAGGAGTGCAGGCGCTATCCGGTCATGGTTATAAAGGACGTGCGGCTGCTTGATATGTCTGTGCTGAGGCCGCTGCTTCAAGATCCAGCGCTCAACTTGCATATTGTGCAACTTTTCCGGGACCCGCGCGCAGTGCACAATTCGAGACTGCGCTCTAAGCGCTCGCTACTGCGAGAGAGCCTACAGGTCCTGCGGAGCCGCGCACGGGGAGGGGACTCTGCCGCCCGGGCCATACAACAGAAGCAGCTACACCGCGGAGGAACTGATTACTTGCTTAGTGGTGCTATGGAGATCATATGCCAGGCCTGGCTACGGGACCTGTTGTTGCTCCGCCGCGGAAATACTCCGCCCTGGCTGAACCAACGATACCTGAGGCTCCGCTACGAGGACATTGTACTGCGACCACAGGAGGAACTTAGACGCTTGTTACGTTTTTCCGGGCTTTCAGCTAAAGTTGAGCTAGAGGAGTTTGTAATGAACATGACGCGCGGTTCCGGGTACTCCTCTGAGCGGCCCTTTGAGGTGTCTGCGAGGGACGCACGTGAGGCTTTGGCAGCCTGGAGGGAGAGACTGAGTAGGGAACAGGTCCACAAGGTGGAGGAAGCTTGCGGAGAGGCTATGACCGTGCTGGGATACAAACCTGATACCCTGGGTTGGGGCTAG